Genomic window (Wenzhouxiangella marina):
CCCGTCCAGGCTCCGACAAGCCCCACACCAACTTGCGTCAAAGAAAACAACCGCAGGGCCGCCCTGTCCGACAATATTGCTGAAATTCGTATCATCCACCCACGGCAAGCTCTGCGCCTGAACAGCGCCGTGGAAGGTAAACATCGAGAGTAGAAGCAAGCCAAGCAGAGATCGAGACATGATCAGTCACCTCAGGAAATAAACCACCGTGTGAAGGCTGACGAGAGAAAAAAGCGGCACGGCGACTACCCGTCGGGATTGATCCCTTGGTCCCCCTCGCGACCCGGCCAGGCTGAATGTTGCCAGGAGACCGATATCGACTTGAAGATTAGTTTGCCCAATCCATGAAGTCAATCGACGCAGAAGCGTGGCTTTCCGCGCGGCTCGGACACGGCGCAAGGTTCAAGCCTCAACGGGTGCATCCAGTGCGGTGGCCCGAGCCGCACGCCATGCGTGTAGCTTCCGGTAGCTCTCGATCAGGCGCTGATGTTTCGTCAGACCCTCCAGCTTCAGGCTTGTGGGGGTCATGCCTTGGAAGCGCTTCGAACCTTCGACCAGGCCCACCACATCGTCCATGACCTGCTCACCGTACATGCGCTTGAGATTGGCGATGAAATCGTCCACTTCGAGTTCCTTATCCAGGACAATTTCCAGAACGGCACTGACGGCGCGGTAGAACAGATTGCGTTCGACGCTGTTGTCGTTGTACTGCAGGAACATCTCGACATACTCCAGCGCGTCTTCATGCTGCTGCAGCGCCAGGCTGATCATCAGTTTCAGTTCAAGAATCGTGAGCTGGCCCCAGACCGTGTTCTCATCGAAGTCGATGCCGATCAAGGTGCCGATCAGCATGTAGTTGTCGAGCTGGCTGTCTTCTAGTCGCGCGAGCAGGTCGGCCAACCGCTCTTCATCCAGGGCATGGATACCGAGGATGTCTTCCCGATACTCCAGCGCGACATTGGTGTTGTCCCAGATCAGGTCTTCAACCGGGTAGACCTCGGAATAGCCCGGCACCAGGATCCGGCACACGGGCGCACCGAGGTCTTCGTGGACGGCGACGTAGACCTGCTTGTCCATGTCATCGAGAATGGCGAACAGGCGCGCGGCTTCTTCTTCGTTGCTGCCGGAGAAGTCCCACTCGACGAACTCGTAGTCGGCCCGGGCACTGAAGAAACGCCAGGACACGACGCCGGTGGAGTCGATGAAATGCTCGACGAAGTTGTTCGGCTCGGTGACGGCCTGGCTGTTGAAGGTCGGTGCCGGCACGTCGTTCAGATTCTCGAAACTGCGTCCCTGCAGAAGCTCGGTCAGACTGCGCTCCAGCGCAACTTCAAAACTCGGGTGCGCGCCGAAGGAGGCGAAGACGCCGCCCGTCTTCGGGTTCATCAGGGTCACGCACATCACCGGAAAACGGCCGCCCAGGGAGGCGTCCTTGACCAGAACGGGAAAGCCTTGGGCTTCCAGCGCCTGAAGGCCCTCGACGATATCGGGATACTGGTCCAGCACGGCCTGGGGCACATCCGGAAGCGCGAGCTCCTCTTCGATGATCTGCTTCTTGACGGCGCGCTCGAAGATTTCGGACAGGCACTGCACCTGAGCTTCCGCCAGCGTATTGCCGGCACTCATCCCGTTGCTCAGGAACAGGTTCTCGAGCAGGTTCGACGGGAAGTAGACCACTTCCCTGTCGGACTGGCGCACGAAGGGAAGGGACAGAATGCCCCGGTCGATGCGGCCGGAATTGGTGTCGATCAGATGGCTGCCCTTGAGCTCACCGTCGGGGTCGTAGATGGCACGGCAGTGCTCATCCAGAAGTCCAGACGGCAGCTCATCGTCGGGCCCCGGCTGGAACCATCGCTCGTTCGGGTAATGAACGAACTCGCTGTCGGCGATGTCCACGCCGAAGAAATAGTCGTTGTAGAAGAAATTGCAGCCCAGGCGCTCGATGAACTCGCCGAGCGCCGAACACAGGGCCGCTTCCTTGGTGGCGCCTTTGCCATTCGTGAAACAGGCTGGCGAGGCGGCATCGCGGATGTGCAGGGACCACACATGGGGAACGATATTGCGCCAGGACGCGACCTCGATCTTCATCCCCAGCTCGGCCAGGGTTCGGGTCATGTTGGCGATGGTCTGCTCCAGGGGCAGGTCCTTGCCCTCGATGAAGGTGCGCTTCTCACCCAGCGTCGAGCCCATCAGCAGGGCCTGCGCGTCCTCGGCCAGGCTCTGGACCGGCTCGATCACGAAGTCCGGGCCGACCTGAATCGCCTTCTTCACCGTGCAGCGGTCGATGGACCTCAGAATGCCTTCGCGATCCTTGTCCGAAAGATCCTCGGGAAGCTCGATCTGGATCTTGAAGACCTGTTTGTAGCGGTTCTCCGGGTCCACGATGTTGTTCTGGACCAGGCGGATGTTGTCCGTCGAGATTCCCCGGGCCTTGCAGTAGACACGGACGAAATAGCCCGCACACAGGGCCGAAGAGGCCAGGAAATAGTCGAAGGGGCTCGGCGCCGAGCCATCGCCCTTGTAGCGAATCGGCTGGTCGGTGACGACGGTGAAGTCATCGAAGCAGGCCTCGAGCCTGAGGTTGTCGAGAAAATTGACCTTGATTTCCATGGATTGGGGCACCTGAGACGATTTGGCAAGAACGGCGCGCCGCCGCTTTCCGAACCGGCCATTATCCGGCTTTTGGAGATGCCCGTCCTGGGGCCGAGCTTCGGCTGAATTCCGACCCGCCCTGGAAACACGCCAGGCGGTCGCGGACCGCGCCGTTCACTCGAGCAGGGGCATCAGTAGCGCTGAGCTTACTGCCCGAACACGCTCTGAAAGCGCAAGACCGTATCGAGGTCGCCTTGAATGGCGACTCGACCGGCCATGAAGGCGGTCATGGGATTCAAAGTGCCGGACTGCAGGCCCATGAAATCTTCAGCGCTCATGGTGATCGTGGCATCGGCAGGACGATCGCTCTGATCGACGATCACCCTTCCTCCCGAGACCGTGATGTTCCAGACGCCCTGCCCGGTGATCACGTAGCGGACCGTGGCGTTGATGTCCCTGATCTTGTCAGGGTGAAAATGCGACGGCATTGCCGCCATAACCTCCGGGATGGTTACCGCTCTGGCGTCATGCCAGTGGACGGAAAGCGCGAGCGCAAGCAACACCGTGATGAATTTCGTTTTCATGTCGAGGGCCAGAGCGGTAGACGGACTATCGGCAGCGTATCAGAGTATTGATTTCGGAGCCATCGGGCGTCCGCGCCACCTGACCTATCCCTGCGGTGCAAAGGCGTGATGAGCGCGCAAGAGTGGCTTCCCGCTCTTGTTCAGCCTTCAGAGATTCCCGGTCTTTCCGCGCCCCGACCCGATTCCCGCGAGCGGGCCACTTTCCGTCCAACGGGAGCGTGGCCTACAATCGGAGCGCTCCCCGGACCATGTCTCAGCGAGGGGGGACATCTTCATTCAAACAGGGGTGCGGACATGCCGAAGATCGAACGCGTTTTCCTTTCCGTCGTGCTGGTGCTCAGCGCGCTTTCTCTCTCGGCCGCTGCCGACGAGCTCACCAGCGCCCAGATCGACCAGACCTCCAGGGCGGTCGTTCGGATCGTGGCCGAGCGGAACGGCGTCGAAGTGGCCACAGGCTCCGGCACCCTGGTGACGGCCGATGGCACGATCTACACCAACCGACACGTGATCGAAGACGCGACCGACTACGTCATCGAACTACTGGATGATCCGAACGAACTCCCGGTGCCGCGTTTCCGGGCCCGCCTGACCGGCTACTCGATGGACATCGATTTCGCGATCCTGCAGATCGATCGCACGGTGGACGGCGAGGCCATCTCCGAGGAACTGGCCCTGCCCTTCATCCCCTCCCGGGACACGGAGGCGAGCCGTGGCGATGCGATCTTCGTGTTCGGTTATCCCGGCATCAGCGACGGCTACCTGACCTTCACCGAAGGAACGATCACGACGATTCGCAACGGCGTGATGAACGACGAGCGCATTCCTGTCTGGTTCCAGACCGATGCCCAGATCTCTCCCGGGAACAGCGGCGGCCTGGTCGTCAACGAGGATGGCGAGATGCTGGGCCTCCCGACTTCCGTCATCTCCGAGGACCGGACCGGCGGTCGGCTCGGCGGGATCCTGCCGATGAGCGCGGTCCAGGTCGCCATGGCACAGGGTCTGGAGGAGGATCCTTCCCGGATCGACTCGGCGAGGTCGGGCCCGATCATCGAAGGTGGTGAACTGGATTTCAATCAGGAGCCGGGCTTCGGAACGGCCGAGCTCGCCGCGGGATTCACGCCGGATCCCCTCCGCGTGGCGATGGTCAGCGGCGGTCAGGTCGCGGTCGAATACCTCGGGGGTGACTGCACGGGCTACGCCGCCGTGGCACCCGATTACCGCGTGAATTGGAGCGGCAGCTCCTCGGAGTTTCGCGTGTTCTTCTCGGCCACCGCGGGCGGCGATACGACGCTGCTGATCAACCGACCGGACGGATCGTGGGTCTGCAACGACGATGCGGAGGGCGGCCTGGACCCGATGATCGTCCTGCCCGAGCCCATGGAAGGCCAGTACGATATCTGGGTCGGCAGCTATGAAGCCGGTGCCTATGTCCCCGGCGAGCTCTACGTGACCGAACTCGACCTGCAGCCGGGCTCGGTTCAGGCCAGCGAGCTGGATTTCAGCGCCGAACCCTTCTACGGCACCGTGAGTCTGGAGGCCGGCTTCATCCCCGATCCGCGCATGATCGACATGGAGGCCGGCGGCTCCACCGACGTGTCCTACCTGGGAAGCGAGTGCGTGGGCTACGCCGCATCGTCCCCGGACGTTCGCCTGATGTGGAGCGGCAGCAGCCCGACCCTGAACTTCTTCTTCGAGCCCAGCGACGGTGGCGACACCTCGCTCATCGTGAACCTGCCCGACGGAAGCTGGCGCTGCAATGACGACTGGAGCGGAGAAACACTGAACCCGATGATCCAGGTGAGCAACCCGGCAGCCGGTCAATACGACATCTGGGTCGGCACCTATGAAGCCGGCCCGACGATCCCCGGGCGCCTCGGGATTACGGAGCGCAATCCCTCACAGGAGTAGACAGTCTTCGGGACACCGAGCGCGGCACCGGGGTCGGTTCACCCTGACCCCGGTGACAGCGCGAATTCGGGACCCGAATTCGGGACATCCGCGCAGGAAGATCCTGGTCTCGGCCGGTGGCCTGGGGCGGATCAAGCGATGAGTGTCCCAGACTTGAGACTGGCCATCGGATGAAGCTGCCCTGGATTGATCCGATCAGATCATCGGACTGATCCTGGGCGGCCGACCCTGAGCCCTGCCCACCGAAAAAGCGTCGCCTACTGCAAGATCGACTGAAGTTGACCTTCAATACGGTCGATCGAATGAGCGCCCGTCAATTGGGTCCACAACTGTCCGTTCTTGTAAAAAAGAAGATGGGGTACTTCACGGAAACCGAGCTGCCTTTGAAGCCCATAATTGTCCTCGACATCCACCTGCAGAAATCTGACGCGGCCCTGATAGCGTGCCGCAAGCGATTCGAGAGACCCGATCATTGAATTGCAGGGACCACACCAGGATGCCCGAAAGAACACGACAGTCGGCGGACCATTGTGCACCGTTTCAGAGTACTGGCTGCCGTCAAGATACGGTATGTTCTGCGCCTGGGCACCGAAGGGGGAAAGAAGCAGCAGCATCAGGACGAACTGCAAGGATCGATTGGACATCAGACACCTCGGAGAAATGATCAACGCCTGGGCGTTGTCGACAATGGGCAGCAAGAATCGAAGTGAACGCCAGTGGCGCACCACACCTCGCCCCCCTGATCTGACCGCCGCTGCAATTGCAGATCGGCCATCTGAAGGTGAGAGGCTATTCCCTTGATTCGAAGAAGTCAACAAAGGTGCTTTCATCATCAACCATGACGAAACCGATCTTTCCCCACATCAAATGTGCGGTTTCATGCCCGTTTGGCATTAGTCGTAGCGAAGCCACCCTACAACAAGTGACCCATGCCCAAACTCCATCGCAATCTTCTTTCCCTAATCTTCCTCGCGGCCCTGATCCCGGCTCTGCCCGCCAAGGCCGACGTCTTCTGCGTCACGACGACGGCCGAACTTCAGTTGGCCCTGGAACAGGCCGACTCCAATTTCCAGGATGACGAGATCCGTATCGCCCAGGGCACCTATGCGGTGCCCCAGGCCACTGGATTCACCTATCGTGGCGGATCGGAGTTTGGCGGCGACGACAATGACCTGACCCTCATCGGCGGATGGATTCAGTTCGGCGGCAATCCCTGCGGGCGACTGCGCTCCAATGCCAGCGCGCTCGACACGCTGCTGGACGGAGAGAATCGACACCGGGTCATGGATATCGTCGCCGGCAACCAGAGCAAGGTCACGATTTCCGGCATCAGCTTCTTTTCCGGAAGCCCTTCATCGGGCGATCGAGGCGGCGGCCTCAGCCTGCGCACCTTCGGTGCCGACATCGCTGAAGACTTCACGATCCAGCGGTCCGCCTTCGTGAACAACCGAGCAAGAACAGAAGCCGCGGTGTTTCTGAGCGGTGCCGCCATTCAGCGCTTCGTCGGGAATCTGGTGGTCGGCAATGTCGCTGAAGGCCAATCTGCAGCGATCAACTTCTTTCAGAACGATCAACCCGGCGTCTATGTCATCAATAACACGATCATGAACAATTCATCCGAAGAGAACCTGGGGCTCGATGATGCCACAGGGATTCGAGTCTCCATGTTCGGCAGTGCGCAAGCCCTGGTCGCGAACAACATCCTCTGGGGCAACGAGAACAACGATATTCGCTATGTTGGCGACGGCTCCATCACGTCCAGGAACAACACCATCGAGAACGCATCCGGCACGGCCAACGTCAGCCAGAACAATGTGTCGATCGAGCCGATTTTCGAGAGCGGGGGCTTTTTCGAGTTCCGCCTCGTTGCCGATTCTGCCCTCGTGGACATCGGCTTGAATCCTCCACCGTCTCCAGTCCCGCCGATCTTCGACCTGAACTGGTCACTGCCAACGACGGATGTGGGCGGGCAACCGAGGATCACGAACAATGGCGTTGACCTGGGCGCTACGGAAACCGCTCAGGACGGCATCTTCAGCGACCGTTTCGATTGAAGACAGAGACCGAATCGGTCGGAGATGAGGAGGCGGGTTCGGCTGTCTCGTCCTGCCAAGGCGACAGCAGGGTCAAACGAAGACGTGCATCTCGATGATTCCAAGAGGGAGAGCGCTTGATTCCGCAATCGGAACGCTCTCCCTTCACCGATGCACCGATACGTGCCTTGCCCCATTCGATCCGCCAAGGCCCGGAGGGTGGATTTGAGGTTCCGAACACTATGGAAGGAGCGCCTGGAGCTGACCTTCGATGACGTCCATGGGCACTTCACCAAGTTGCTGGATGATCAAGCCACCGTTGCTGAAGAAAAGCACGACTGGGAGGGAGCGCACACCGAGCCGGCTTGCCGTACTTGGGCTGCTGTCGGCGTCGAGGGAAAAGAAGCGGACGCTTCCGCGATAGCGGGACGCCATCGCCGCTACCTCGCTTTGCATCTGCCGGTAGGGCCCGGTCTGATGTCCGGTCACCAGGACAACGCTGACACCTGGGTTACCAACCAGCTCGTCAAACGAGTTGTCGTCGACGCGCTGCAGACCCTGGGCCTGAGCAACGGAAAAGGACGATAGCAACAGCGCGAGCAGAAAAGCCTTCTTGATCATTCAGAATCCCTCTTGTTCCGGCCAAGCCTACACCTTCCCGTCGCGGCAGACAACGAATTCATGCATGCCTCTCAAAAGGACGAATCAGCCTAAGTGACCCGGATCGGAGTATCCACGAAGGCACCGGCTGGGTTTGATGGGTGCCCCGTTCTTGTCACTGTCGGACGCTGCTTGAGCCGGTCGGATTTGATGGGTATCCCGGTCATGTGGTTATGTGCCGCCGGTCATGTGCCAGATCACTCGAATCTGTCCTGGAAGATGATCGGGCCGAGCTCGGTGTTGGTGAAGACGCAGGTGACTGTTTCGTTGGCATCGACGACAAAGGTTGCCGTGGCTGAAGCAAGATCGCCTGAGCTATTGCCGTCGTCGCAGACGATCGAAGAAAGGGTCCATAGCAAGGGCAATTGCTCGGTACTTGAGTAGCTTCCGGGCGCGAGCCCTGACACTACGATCTGCTGGCCATCCTGAATCATACCCGCGGCATCGCCAGTAAAGGTGAAGTTCTGGGGCGAACCATCGGGGAGGGTCTCTTTCTGTACGATCAAGGTACCCAAGTTGCCGGTGACGAAATTCCACGCTGACGATGCGGTCAGGTCGTTTAGAGCGTTGGCATTCGTCGATGTGTCGACGATCGCGCCTTCGTCGATGATGACGAAGTGTTCGACGAACAGCGACAGCGGTGACGAGGGTTGATAGGTCAGGACGTTGCCGGTGATCTGAATGGATGGATCGCCTATGGGCACCTGCTCGACCAGCGTCGGTGAGTTCAGGATGCCGGATATTATGATGTTATCCATCGCGACGCGCTCGCCCCCAGCGCTGGTCCGAACGCTGATGCGAAGATCCAGCGTGGAGCCAGTACCGCTGATGGGCAGAGCGAAGCGCTTCGCCTCGGTGCGCAAGGGCACGCCGCTGCCGAAGGGGGCGCCGGTCAGTTCTTCGCGGGCAATATTGTCTCCGTCACCTCGGAACTCGAGAATTTCCGTGAAGCTTCCTGAATTGTCGATGTCAATCAAGATCTGGACGTAGTCATCTGGACCCCAGCCCGCAGGCGCAGCAAACTGCCCACTGAAAGCAAGGTTTGTCAAAGCCGAAATGTCGATGTCGTCCCAGTCGAGATCCCTGGGTGAGGAGCCGAGTTGTGAGGCGTCGAAGTAGTTGCCGTCCAAACCGATGTAGTCGGTCGTGTTCGTCGGGTTGGGGTCACCGCCCCAAATGCCGCTGCCATCACCTGCACCGAAGTTGATGCCGAAATAGCTGCCGATACCATTCGAGCTGAACAGATCGACGCTGGTCGGCGACAGCCGGCTCGTGTCGTCGAAGCCCTCTTCCAGAGCCCGCATCTGAGTGCCGCTGTAGAGACTCAGGTTACCCGTACCAGCCTGTACTTCGTCGTTGAATTCCGCGACAAGCACCCCGGTCGGATCAACGTTTGTCTGGTCGTCCGAGGGCGTCAACGCCACCGGCTCCGGCTCACTTTCGTCCCCCGTCGTGAAACTCCATTCCGTCGTGTCAGAGACACCCAGGCCAGGAAAAGCATTTCCGGCAAGGTCTACGGCGGACCCATTCGAAAGAACCATGTAGTACTCGGTCTCTTCTTCGAGCTCATTGATCCAGTTGATGTTCATCGTGTCGTCGGTCACGTTCGTGGTCGAAAGCTGGACACGTCCGGTGTTGGCGGGGATGAAGTTGCCGACCAGTTCGTCATTGTCTGCTCGCCTGATTTGTACTGCGCCAGTGCCCAGGACAATCGTTTCGTCGAAGACGACCGATACGTTCGGGCGCGGCGTTACATTCGTAGCGTTGTCGACCGGGTCCAGAGCGACGACAGCGGGCGGCGTCGTGTCGCCTCCTGCCAGTGCTGGAGTGCTGAAGAAGGCGCTCTCTGCGAGCAACGGAATAAGAATGAATAGGCGTTTGCAAGACATGGACATAAAACCACCCCTTCGGGCATGTAATTGTTCAAAACAGCACTTCACCGCGGATACTTTCGATCCCGCGAGCTCGTCGAAAACCGGAGCCCTTGTACCTGACCGCATTACCCCACTTATCCTGCCACTTCGAAGCGCCATTCAGGCCATGGCAATTCCAAGCAATGCGGAACAGCTGCCACCAAGCGGATATTCCGGGGTGTGCAGCAAAAAGAATGACCCGTTGAGTGGAATGCCTCAGGCTCCTGGAGAAGAGCCTTCCTGCTTCCCACTTTCCGGCGCATGGCCTGCATGGAGTTCCCCGGCCCGAACCTATGATGCCTAGGCGCACTTGTCCACTGGCAAATCTGCCAGTCCGGCACCTCAGAGTGCCCAGGCGCACGAATCACACGGTCGGATCCGGGGTAAGCGAATCGGGACACCCACGAAACCACGACCATTCCCTAGCCGAAATCGAGTGGATTTCCTACTCAAGTTTCGGGGGCTTTGCTGCAGGCTTGGGCTATGACATGCCCACGCAGCCAAATTGCACCGCCCGGCGAGGCCGGCGTCTTTCATGTCGTGAGTAGATGTGTCCGCCGGGCCTTTCTCTGCGGAACCGACAAGCATTCAGGGCAGTGCTTCGAGCATCGGCGACAGTGGATCGAGGATCGCATTCGGTTCCTGGCGGATTCCTTCGCGGTTTCGATCTACTCCTATGCAGTCATGTCGAATCACTTCCATATCGTGCTGGCAGTCCATCCGAATGAGGCCCAGGCCTGGCCGGATGAGGAAGTCGCTGAGCGCTGGCTAGCGGTATTCCCGGGCGCCTTGAGCTGGACCCAGGATCCCAAACAGCGAGAGCGAATCGCCTACGCCCTGAGGAGCGACCCGAAGCGACTGCAGGAAGTGCGGGATCGTTTGGGAGACTTGAGCTGGTTCATGCGGGCGCTGAACGAGCCCATTGCTCGCATGGCCAACAAGGAGGACCAGTGTTCGGGCCGCTTCTGGGAAGGGAGATTCAAATGTCAGGCGCTGCTGGAAGAACAAGCGGTGATTTCGGCCATGGCCTACGTGGATCTCAACCCGGTTCGAGCAAAGATGGCAGACTCGCTCGAGGCCTCTGACCACACTTCGATCCAGGCCAGGATCAAGGATCAATCCCGGCCAGAGAGCCACGGGAAAGGCGAACTTCCCACTCGCCCCCTCAAACCGGTCGCGGGCCTGGATGCCAAGGCGCTGCTGGGGATGACCGAATCCAGTTATCTGGAGCTTGTGCAATGGACCGGCGAACAGGCGCACCCGCGCAAGCGAGGGAAGATCAGCCGGCCGAAGGCCAAATCCGCGCCCGACGCTCTTTGGACGCTGGCCAAGCATCCGGACCAGTGGTTGCGCAGGGTCAAGGGCACCGAAAGCCGCTACTACCGCGCCATTGGCTCCGCGGAAGCGCTGATGGCAAAGGCTGCTGTAATGGGTCAAAGATGGATGAAGGGCGTCCACAGCGAGAAAGCCCTGATCCTGATCCGACAGCAGACCGAGTAGCCATTCCTCTGATGATATCGACCGGCCAGCACCTGCTGGCTGCCTGGGCGTGCCTGGAGATCGCCAATAGCCCAGCTGCCTTCTGAATTCAGCGTCAATCAGAGCAGCTCGACCCCAAAACTCTTCTCTGTAGGATACGTATTGCTCGGCCGCGGCTGCTCGGACGCCGCTGTAATGGACTGGACTTGATGGCTGTCCTGTTCTTGCCTTGATTCAGGCCATGGCAATTCCAAGCAATGCGGAACAGCTGCCACCAAGCGGATATTCCGGGGTGTGCAGCAAAAAGAATGACCCGTTGAGTGGAATGCCTCAGGCTCCTGGAGAAGAGCCTTCCTGCTTCCCACTTTCCGGCGCATGGCCTGCATGGAGTTCCCCGGCCCGAACCTATGATGCCTAGGCGCACTTGTCCACTGGCAAATCTGCCAGTCCGGCACCTCAGGGTGCCCAAGCGCACGAATCACACGGTCGGATCCGGGGTAAGCGAATCGAGCGAATCGGGACACCCACGAAACCACGACTATTCCCTAGCCGAAATCGAGTGGATTTCCTACTGAAGTTTCGGGGGCTTTGCTGCAGGCTTGGGCTATGACATACCCACGCAGCCAAATTGCACCGCCCGGCGAGGCCGGCGTCTTTCATGTCGTGAGTAGATGTGTCCGCCGGGCCTTTCTCTGCGGAACCGACAAGCATTCAGGGCAGTGCTTCGAGCATCGGCGACAGTGGATCGAGGATCGCATTCGGTTCCTGGCGGATTCCTTCGCGGTTTCGATCTACTCCTATGCAGTCATGTCGAATCACTTCCATATCGTGCTGGCAGTCCATCCGGATGAGGCCCAGGCCTGGCCGGATGAGGAAGTCGCCGAGCGCTGGCTGGCGGTATTCCCTGGCGCCTTGAGCTGGACCCAGGACCCCAAACAGCGAGAGCGGATCGCCTATGCCCTGAGGAGCGACCCGAAGCGACTGCAGGAAGTGCGGGATCGGCTGGGCGACTTGAGCTGGTTCATGCGGGCGCTGAACGAGCCCATTGCTCGCATGGCCAACAAGGAGGACCAGTGCTCGGGCCGCTTCTGGGAAGGGAGATTCAAATGTCAGGCGCTGCTGGAGGATCAAGCGGTGATTTCGGCCATGGCCTACGTGGATCTCAACCCGGTTCGAGCAAAGATGGCTGACTCGCTCGAGGCCTCTGACCATACATCGATCCAGGCCAGGATCAAGGATCAATCCCGGCCAGAGAGCCACGGGAAAGGCGAACTTCCCACTCGCCCCCTCAAACCGGTCGCGGGCCTGGATGCCAAGGCGCTGCTGGGGATGACCGAATCCAGTTATCTGAAGCTTGTGCAATGGACCGGCGAACAGGCGCACCCGCTCAAACGAGGGAAGCTCGCCCAGCCGAAGGACGAGTCTGCGCCCGACGCTCTTTG
Coding sequences:
- a CDS encoding OsmC domain/YcaO domain-containing protein; translated protein: MEIKVNFLDNLRLEACFDDFTVVTDQPIRYKGDGSAPSPFDYFLASSALCAGYFVRVYCKARGISTDNIRLVQNNIVDPENRYKQVFKIQIELPEDLSDKDREGILRSIDRCTVKKAIQVGPDFVIEPVQSLAEDAQALLMGSTLGEKRTFIEGKDLPLEQTIANMTRTLAELGMKIEVASWRNIVPHVWSLHIRDAASPACFTNGKGATKEAALCSALGEFIERLGCNFFYNDYFFGVDIADSEFVHYPNERWFQPGPDDELPSGLLDEHCRAIYDPDGELKGSHLIDTNSGRIDRGILSLPFVRQSDREVVYFPSNLLENLFLSNGMSAGNTLAEAQVQCLSEIFERAVKKQIIEEELALPDVPQAVLDQYPDIVEGLQALEAQGFPVLVKDASLGGRFPVMCVTLMNPKTGGVFASFGAHPSFEVALERSLTELLQGRSFENLNDVPAPTFNSQAVTEPNNFVEHFIDSTGVVSWRFFSARADYEFVEWDFSGSNEEEAARLFAILDDMDKQVYVAVHEDLGAPVCRILVPGYSEVYPVEDLIWDNTNVALEYREDILGIHALDEERLADLLARLEDSQLDNYMLIGTLIGIDFDENTVWGQLTILELKLMISLALQQHEDALEYVEMFLQYNDNSVERNLFYRAVSAVLEIVLDKELEVDDFIANLKRMYGEQVMDDVVGLVEGSKRFQGMTPTSLKLEGLTKHQRLIESYRKLHAWRAARATALDAPVEA
- a CDS encoding SCP2 sterol-binding domain-containing protein; amino-acid sequence: MKTKFITVLLALALSVHWHDARAVTIPEVMAAMPSHFHPDKIRDINATVRYVITGQGVWNITVSGGRVIVDQSDRPADATITMSAEDFMGLQSGTLNPMTAFMAGRVAIQGDLDTVLRFQSVFGQ
- a CDS encoding S1 family peptidase: MPKIERVFLSVVLVLSALSLSAAADELTSAQIDQTSRAVVRIVAERNGVEVATGSGTLVTADGTIYTNRHVIEDATDYVIELLDDPNELPVPRFRARLTGYSMDIDFAILQIDRTVDGEAISEELALPFIPSRDTEASRGDAIFVFGYPGISDGYLTFTEGTITTIRNGVMNDERIPVWFQTDAQISPGNSGGLVVNEDGEMLGLPTSVISEDRTGGRLGGILPMSAVQVAMAQGLEEDPSRIDSARSGPIIEGGELDFNQEPGFGTAELAAGFTPDPLRVAMVSGGQVAVEYLGGDCTGYAAVAPDYRVNWSGSSSEFRVFFSATAGGDTTLLINRPDGSWVCNDDAEGGLDPMIVLPEPMEGQYDIWVGSYEAGAYVPGELYVTELDLQPGSVQASELDFSAEPFYGTVSLEAGFIPDPRMIDMEAGGSTDVSYLGSECVGYAASSPDVRLMWSGSSPTLNFFFEPSDGGDTSLIVNLPDGSWRCNDDWSGETLNPMIQVSNPAAGQYDIWVGTYEAGPTIPGRLGITERNPSQE
- a CDS encoding thioredoxin family protein, which translates into the protein MSNRSLQFVLMLLLLSPFGAQAQNIPYLDGSQYSETVHNGPPTVVFFRASWCGPCNSMIGSLESLAARYQGRVRFLQVDVEDNYGLQRQLGFREVPHLLFYKNGQLWTQLTGAHSIDRIEGQLQSILQ
- a CDS encoding thioredoxin family protein, whose protein sequence is MIKKAFLLALLLSSFSVAQAQGLQRVDDNSFDELVGNPGVSVVLVTGHQTGPYRQMQSEVAAMASRYRGSVRFFSLDADSSPSTASRLGVRSLPVVLFFSNGGLIIQQLGEVPMDVIEGQLQALLP
- a CDS encoding Ig-like domain-containing protein, with product MSCKRLFILIPLLAESAFFSTPALAGGDTTPPAVVALDPVDNATNVTPRPNVSVVFDETIVLGTGAVQIRRADNDELVGNFIPANTGRVQLSTTNVTDDTMNINWINELEEETEYYMVLSNGSAVDLAGNAFPGLGVSDTTEWSFTTGDESEPEPVALTPSDDQTNVDPTGVLVAEFNDEVQAGTGNLSLYSGTQMRALEEGFDDTSRLSPTSVDLFSSNGIGSYFGINFGAGDGSGIWGGDPNPTNTTDYIGLDGNYFDASQLGSSPRDLDWDDIDISALTNLAFSGQFAAPAGWGPDDYVQILIDIDNSGSFTEILEFRGDGDNIAREELTGAPFGSGVPLRTEAKRFALPISGTGSTLDLRISVRTSAGGERVAMDNIIISGILNSPTLVEQVPIGDPSIQITGNVLTYQPSSPLSLFVEHFVIIDEGAIVDTSTNANALNDLTASSAWNFVTGNLGTLIVQKETLPDGSPQNFTFTGDAAGMIQDGQQIVVSGLAPGSYSSTEQLPLLWTLSSIVCDDGNSSGDLASATATFVVDANETVTCVFTNTELGPIIFQDRFE
- a CDS encoding transposase, which encodes MLQAWAMTCPRSQIAPPGEAGVFHVVSRCVRRAFLCGTDKHSGQCFEHRRQWIEDRIRFLADSFAVSIYSYAVMSNHFHIVLAVHPNEAQAWPDEEVAERWLAVFPGALSWTQDPKQRERIAYALRSDPKRLQEVRDRLGDLSWFMRALNEPIARMANKEDQCSGRFWEGRFKCQALLEEQAVISAMAYVDLNPVRAKMADSLEASDHTSIQARIKDQSRPESHGKGELPTRPLKPVAGLDAKALLGMTESSYLELVQWTGEQAHPRKRGKISRPKAKSAPDALWTLAKHPDQWLRRVKGTESRYYRAIGSAEALMAKAAVMGQRWMKGVHSEKALILIRQQTE
- a CDS encoding transposase yields the protein MTYPRSQIAPPGEAGVFHVVSRCVRRAFLCGTDKHSGQCFEHRRQWIEDRIRFLADSFAVSIYSYAVMSNHFHIVLAVHPDEAQAWPDEEVAERWLAVFPGALSWTQDPKQRERIAYALRSDPKRLQEVRDRLGDLSWFMRALNEPIARMANKEDQCSGRFWEGRFKCQALLEDQAVISAMAYVDLNPVRAKMADSLEASDHTSIQARIKDQSRPESHGKGELPTRPLKPVAGLDAKALLGMTESSYLKLVQWTGEQAHPLKRGKLAQPKDESAPDALWRLAKHPDQWLRRVKGTESRYYRAIGSAEALMAKAAEMGQRWMKGVHSEKALILMRQQTE